The DNA segment GAAAATATGTTTGCATAGTAGAGATTGTTCAAAAAATCTAGGTGAAATTGTATTCGTATTTATGCGTCAACTTCTTTATGTTATCTTCATGTCTCTATAATAAGGTATAGTACTCGTGCCAACGTTACATTAATTACTCTACATTTTTGTCTTACTTTTTAAGCACTTACTATGAGTATTGAAGGAACTTTGATAAGATGAAATAGAATCAAATGGAAAGGGACGATTAGTCATGGGACAAGATTTATTGAAAATTGAGCATCTAACAGGTGGATATACAAATAAAAATGTGCTTGATGATGTTTCATTTGAAGTAAAAAAAGGTGAACTTACAGCCCTGATTGGACTCAACGGAGCAGGAAAGAGTACGACGATTAAACATATTATTGGTTTAATGGAACCAAAAAAAGGAACGATATCAATAAATGGAAAGACGAGTGGTTCATCACCAGAGAAATATCGTTCACAATTTACATATATTCCTGAGACACCTATTTTGTATGATGAATTAACATTATATGAGCATTTAGAATTAACAGCTATGGCTTATGGTATAGATAAGGATACATTTGAGAAACGATTGCATCAATTATTAAAAGAATTTCGAATGGAAAAGCGTTTGAAATGGTTTCCAGTTCATTTCTCAAAAGGAATGCGTCAAAAAGTAATGATTATGTGTGCGTTCTTAGTTGAACCTTCTTTATATATAATTGATGAACCTTTTGTAGGTTTGGACCCATTGGGTATTCAGTCATTCTTGAATTATATACAGCAAATGAAAGAACAGGGAGCAGGTATTTTAATGTCTACACATATCTTATCAACGGCAGAAAGGTATTGTGATAAGTTTGTGATTTTGCATGAGGGACAAATTCGAGCTAAAGGCACTTTAGAGGAATTAAAAGAGCAGTTTGGCATGCCAGATGCAACTCTCGATGATTTATATTTGCAGCTAACAAAGGAAGATCAAAATGTTTAATGCAACAGAATTTTGGAAGAAGCGTTTTAGTCTCTTTATAAGTGAAATGCGACGTTATTTACGATTAATGTTTAACGATCATTTAAAGTTCGTTCTTATTTTTGCAATCGGTGTAGGTGCATATTATTACCAGCAATGGATCGCTCAATTGCCTGATACCTTTCCAGTCGTTTTTATTATAGCGGTTGTTATGGGGGCACTTCTCACACATAGTCCAGTGCGGACATTATTGAAAGAAGCAGATCTAGTCTTCTTGTTACCATTAGAAGAACAACTTCAACCATATTTTCAAAAGGCGAAACAGTTTAGTTTAGTTGTCCAATGTTACGTTTTATTAATGGTTGCAGCATTATTTGCACCTTTATATTTTCATTTAAATGATATAACGATTCTTGTATACGTCGTTATGACGATAGCACTCTTTGTTGTTAAAGGGTGGAATATCTATGCTTCTTGGGAAATGAGGTATTTTTCAACATCAACCACGCATCTATCTGATATGCTCGTTCGATTTGCAGTAAATGTGGTGT comes from the Bacillus solimangrovi genome and includes:
- a CDS encoding ABC transporter ATP-binding protein — translated: MGQDLLKIEHLTGGYTNKNVLDDVSFEVKKGELTALIGLNGAGKSTTIKHIIGLMEPKKGTISINGKTSGSSPEKYRSQFTYIPETPILYDELTLYEHLELTAMAYGIDKDTFEKRLHQLLKEFRMEKRLKWFPVHFSKGMRQKVMIMCAFLVEPSLYIIDEPFVGLDPLGIQSFLNYIQQMKEQGAGILMSTHILSTAERYCDKFVILHEGQIRAKGTLEELKEQFGMPDATLDDLYLQLTKEDQNV